A stretch of DNA from Sandaracinaceae bacterium:
CCGCCATGTACGCCGAGCTCGCCTACCGGGGCATGAAGAAGCCCCAGTACAAGTGGGCCGAGCTCAGCTGGACCCTCGAAGACAACCGGCCCATCAACCTCGGGATCAAGGCGATGCGAGGCAAGGTCTACAAGACGTACCGCGTGTACGAGAAGGCTCTCTGATGCTGACGACGGGCGTGATGCCGCTGGCCCTCAGGGCCCTGCACGTGGTGGGAGCGATCCTGTGGATTGGCGGGGTGGCCTTCGTCGGCAGCCTTGGCGCCGCGGCCGAAGCGGCCGATGTGGATGGCCAGAAGGTGGCGCGTCTCGGGCGTCGCGGCCTGCTCGAGCGCGTCACGGTCGGGATGGGCATCGCGTGGGTCGGTGGGCTCCTCATCCTGGTGCCGTCGTTCAGCAACATCTACGCGCGCGCGGGTTGGATGCACGCCAAACTCACGCTCGTGTTGGTCGCGTCGGCGCTGACGGGTGTGCTCTCGGGGCATCTGCGTAAGGCGGCCAACGGCGACGTCCCGTTCTCCCTGGCCAAGGCTCGGGGCCTGTCGAGCGCGGTGCTGGCGGTCGCCACGCTGGTGGTGTTCCTCGCGATGATGAAGCCCTTCTGAGCGCTCGAGGGGTTGGTCGCGCGCGTGAACGGGAAGTCACGCGCCGGGCACGGCGTGAACCCTCGTCGATGTCCTTGGTCACTCCCGGTCTCGGTTGATAGCCTGTGGGCAACGCGCTTGCTCGTTGGCACGCGCGTCGCATAGCGCGACGTCGCAGCCCCGACCTTCACCTGAGCTCGACCATGCCCAACAACCATCGCCTCACCCACTCATCATCTCTTCACCACAAGCGGATGGCGCGCCTCGGTCCGTTGGCCCTCCTCGCGGCAGCCGTCGCGGCCCTCGGCGGGTGCGGTGGAGACCCCCTGCTGGTCGTGGGCCGCGTGGACGTCTCGGTCGACGCCAACACCACGTTGGTCGTCGATTTCCCGGTCGCCACCACGCTCGTGCGTTCCCCTCGGGCCATCAACACCAGCGTCGCTGGGGACTGCACCGTCACCCGCGATGCGTTCGACGTGGTCATCGCGCGCGACGAGAGCAGCGCGGGCCTGCACACCCTGCACGTCACATCGACCACAGCCTCGGTGGAGATCGACGGTGACACGTACGAGGCGGCGACCGCGGACGGTGCATGCTTCATCGAAGCTTCGGCGATGGACGCGAGCTACGGCACCGTGACCTTCGACGTGGACTGCACGCTCCGCGACGGCGCGGGGGGGAGCGTCAGCGCCGTGGGCACCCTGACGCTCGAAGGCTGCCACTGACTCGCACGGGCTCCGGGCTGCCGCGCGCCTGGGAGCGTTCCCAGGAGCGTCGCCACAGCGCATCGTCGTGGTGAACGAGAGACTCCTTGTTCGCTCAGCGTCCCCGCCAGCGCCGTCGCGGCCCGGTGTCCAAGTGGACGAAGTTGCTGTGGGAGTAACGTCCGACGCCGCCGTCGTGGGTGTGCTCCAGCTCCGACGTCAGGCCGGGCGTGGCCACGCCCGGAATGCGAAAGTCGAGGGCCGCGCCCGTCATGTGGTAGCTCGACTCTGCGACTTCGTGCCCCTTCTTCCGTAGGTGCGCGTTGAACTTCGGCGAGCGATAGCCGCTGATCACGTGCACCCGGCGACGCCCTTCGCGGCGCGCGAGGGTCGCTGCGATCGCAAAGGGCTCGACGTGCATGGCGCCCTCGGCCCCCGTCACGCGACACCGCAAGAAGCGATTGAGCACGGCGGGCGCAGGGAGGGCCTCCACGCCGAGGGGTAGGATCTGCCGTGTGTGGATGTTCCAGAAGGTCAGGTCGAAGCGCTCGGTGCGGTTCGCCGTTGCCGCTCCGCGCGCGCGGTCCGCGGCCTTGCGACTGCCATCCACGTGGGTAGCTCGGAGGCGCAAGGGCGCCTCGACCCTCACCTGCGGGCGCGGAGGTCGAGCC
This window harbors:
- a CDS encoding CopD family protein, which translates into the protein MLTTGVMPLALRALHVVGAILWIGGVAFVGSLGAAAEAADVDGQKVARLGRRGLLERVTVGMGIAWVGGLLILVPSFSNIYARAGWMHAKLTLVLVASALTGVLSGHLRKAANGDVPFSLAKARGLSSAVLAVATLVVFLAMMKPF
- a CDS encoding YcbK family protein: MTELLERLAGAVAALGAGAITGFVLPIALARPPRPQVRVEAPLRLRATHVDGSRKAADRARGAATANRTERFDLTFWNIHTRQILPLGVEALPAPAVLNRFLRCRVTGAEGAMHVEPFAIAATLARREGRRRVHVISGYRSPKFNAHLRKKGHEVAESSYHMTGAALDFRIPGVATPGLTSELEHTHDGGVGRYSHSNFVHLDTGPRRRWRGR